The proteins below are encoded in one region of Alistipes communis:
- a CDS encoding TraL conjugative transposon family protein: MIRKWIKRAGERIEDRLRRVCGAISPDMRVYAIVTLFVLFAALSLYSTVSAIYSLGCSDGERIRIEHLRRLAPQPGHKQESFGNLDAMPQQEATFPAETERTQSGADSPERLNTTDYERERETRQ; this comes from the coding sequence ATGATACGGAAATGGATAAAACGCGCCGGAGAGCGGATCGAGGATCGCCTGCGGCGCGTGTGCGGAGCTATCAGCCCCGACATGCGAGTCTATGCGATCGTCACGCTCTTCGTGCTCTTCGCCGCACTGTCGTTGTATAGCACCGTTTCGGCGATCTACTCTCTGGGGTGCAGCGACGGGGAGCGGATACGGATCGAACACCTGCGACGGCTTGCACCGCAGCCGGGGCACAAGCAGGAATCTTTCGGGAACTTAGATGCAATGCCGCAGCAGGAAGCAACCTTTCCCGCTGAAACAGAACGAACACAGTCCGGGGCGGACAGCCCCGAACGATTAAACACGACCGATTATGAAAGAGAACGAGAAACACGGCAGTAA
- the traK gene encoding conjugative transposon protein TraK, which produces MEFKSLKNIETSFRQIRLFTLVFLGLCAVVAVFSVVKSYQFAQRQREKIYVLDQGKSLMLALSQDLSQNRPVEAREHVRRFHELFFTLAPDRAAIESNINRALFLCDKSAYHYSQDLQEKGYYNRVVAGNINQQVQVDSVVCNFDTYPYRVTTYARQMIIRESNVTERSLVTRCNLINSVRSDNNPQGFTMERFEIVENRDLRVIAR; this is translated from the coding sequence ATGGAATTCAAATCGTTGAAAAACATCGAAACGAGCTTTCGGCAGATACGGCTCTTCACGCTCGTCTTCCTCGGCCTGTGCGCCGTGGTGGCCGTGTTCAGTGTCGTGAAGAGCTACCAGTTCGCCCAGCGCCAGCGCGAGAAGATCTACGTGCTCGATCAGGGCAAGTCGCTGATGCTGGCCCTCTCGCAAGACCTCAGCCAGAACCGGCCCGTCGAGGCGCGGGAACACGTCCGCCGCTTCCACGAGTTGTTCTTCACGCTGGCGCCCGACCGGGCGGCCATCGAGAGCAACATCAATCGCGCCCTGTTCCTGTGCGACAAGAGCGCCTACCACTACTCGCAGGATCTTCAGGAGAAGGGCTACTACAACCGCGTGGTGGCAGGCAACATCAATCAGCAGGTACAGGTCGATTCGGTGGTCTGCAACTTCGATACCTATCCGTACCGCGTGACGACCTACGCCCGGCAGATGATCATACGCGAGAGCAACGTCACCGAACGCTCGCTCGTCACGCGCTGCAACCTCATCAACTCGGTGCGCTCGGACAACAACCCGCAGGGTTTTACGATGGAGCGCTTCGAGATCGTCGAAAACCGCGACCTGCGGGTCATAGCACGATAA
- a CDS encoding conjugal transfer protein TraO, with protein sequence MKRLALLLSLALGLALAPEAHAQRTLPGMRGLEVRAGMADGWYSASGRSTTGYYFGAAMSRYAGRANKWVFGAEYLCRNYPYKAGSIPVAQFTGEGGYYYKFLADGSKTFFFYIGGSAMLGYETVNWGDKMLYDGSTIRSCEGFLYGGAVTLEAEAYITDRIVLCISGRERVLWGTTTGHFHTQFGIGLKFIID encoded by the coding sequence ATGAAACGGTTGGCATTGCTGCTGTCGCTGGCCCTCGGTCTGGCTTTGGCTCCGGAAGCCCATGCCCAGCGTACTCTGCCCGGAATGCGGGGGCTGGAGGTACGCGCGGGCATGGCGGACGGCTGGTACTCCGCCTCCGGGCGCAGCACCACGGGGTACTACTTCGGAGCGGCCATGAGCCGTTATGCGGGTCGTGCGAACAAGTGGGTCTTCGGGGCGGAGTACCTCTGCCGCAATTACCCCTACAAAGCCGGGAGTATCCCCGTGGCGCAGTTCACGGGCGAAGGGGGCTACTACTATAAGTTTCTCGCAGACGGCTCCAAGACCTTCTTTTTCTACATCGGCGGCTCGGCCATGTTGGGGTACGAGACGGTGAACTGGGGAGATAAAATGCTGTACGATGGCTCCACGATCCGAAGCTGTGAGGGATTTCTCTACGGAGGCGCGGTGACGCTGGAGGCGGAAGCCTATATCACCGACCGCATCGTGCTCTGCATATCGGGCCGCGAGCGTGTGCTCTGGGGCACGACGACAGGGCATTTCCACACGCAGTTCGGAATAGGACTGAAATTCATCATCGACTGA
- a CDS encoding DUF4906 domain-containing protein yields MPLLALAIGCSKEDIVPAAESATRFTLRVCPEETQAVTRAADERAVKDMNVFLFDPQGIRPSQHFYVQGGVLERSIPAGRYDVYAVANLHEDMGPMSRKTLSAYEFRVPRSYTSLPMSGYAECTVGKGMPEATVTVRRNVAKIVCNTSFYGVDYDLKLQSVQVMDMAGVTTLFAEDQQARELTSSEPSAIASYENRKASRTFFLAENCRGEVPGITSQEQKCAGNAPEGATFLRIKAQREGKLLTYDVYLGENNTTNFDVRRNTVYTLNIVIKGENVVDTRVDAFEVGISDNFPFEGYQFEGYCLYDPGRQLTITVDDPQKAGDLSATVRLLQGQHGAFLFNGQPLTSSVTLPLNDPSGVYSFSVDYIPGEVFTADNYRLVYEVVVSNTDGYSYTKTFTHDFYNLLTIYTYWKRGTTHRGRGSVDKENMTVVKWSSSYTPEDNRMMILSLDDGPLVPLKPVDGSKVGGWYADRGLTRFVSAENPYRHPMKSFRDTLYVDFVQEAVYIYTHVDLVEISCDGAYRIDQEKQAFVVPIGSRCTFKGIGGKTVAVWWSNFIGHYPRKELSREPEYSFTAWENCNIVPEFQTD; encoded by the coding sequence ATGCCGCTGCTCGCTTTGGCGATCGGTTGTTCCAAAGAAGACATTGTTCCGGCTGCGGAGTCTGCGACCCGCTTTACGCTGCGGGTGTGTCCGGAAGAAACGCAGGCGGTTACCCGGGCCGCGGACGAACGGGCCGTCAAGGACATGAACGTTTTCCTCTTCGATCCGCAGGGCATACGCCCGTCGCAACACTTTTACGTGCAGGGCGGCGTATTGGAGCGTTCCATTCCCGCCGGCCGGTACGATGTGTATGCTGTAGCCAATTTACATGAAGATATGGGCCCGATGAGCCGGAAGACGCTGTCGGCCTATGAGTTCCGCGTACCCCGGAGTTACACGTCGCTGCCCATGTCCGGATATGCGGAATGTACGGTCGGGAAAGGGATGCCGGAGGCTACGGTCACCGTTCGGCGCAACGTAGCCAAAATCGTCTGCAACACCTCCTTCTACGGGGTGGACTACGACCTGAAGCTCCAATCCGTGCAGGTGATGGATATGGCAGGTGTCACCACGCTGTTCGCGGAGGATCAGCAGGCCCGTGAACTCACCTCTTCCGAACCTTCGGCGATCGCATCGTATGAGAACCGCAAGGCATCGCGCACGTTCTTCTTGGCGGAAAACTGTCGGGGCGAAGTGCCGGGGATAACCTCGCAGGAGCAGAAATGCGCCGGCAACGCACCCGAAGGAGCGACCTTCCTGCGGATCAAGGCACAGCGCGAAGGCAAACTGCTGACGTATGACGTATATCTGGGAGAGAACAATACGACCAACTTCGACGTGCGCCGCAATACGGTATATACGCTCAATATCGTCATCAAGGGAGAAAACGTGGTCGATACCCGCGTCGATGCGTTCGAGGTCGGGATTTCGGACAACTTCCCTTTCGAGGGCTACCAGTTCGAGGGGTACTGCCTGTACGATCCCGGCCGGCAGCTTACGATCACCGTGGACGACCCGCAAAAGGCCGGCGACCTCTCGGCGACGGTTCGCCTTCTACAAGGCCAGCACGGAGCCTTCCTCTTCAACGGGCAGCCGCTCACCTCGTCCGTCACCCTCCCGCTGAACGACCCTTCGGGCGTGTACAGTTTCTCGGTGGACTACATCCCCGGAGAGGTGTTTACCGCCGACAATTACCGGCTCGTCTATGAAGTGGTTGTAAGCAACACGGACGGGTACAGCTATACGAAAACGTTTACGCACGACTTTTACAATCTCCTAACGATATATACCTACTGGAAGCGCGGGACTACCCACCGCGGCCGGGGAAGTGTCGACAAAGAGAATATGACGGTCGTAAAATGGAGTTCTTCCTATACGCCCGAAGACAATCGCATGATGATATTGTCGTTGGACGACGGGCCGCTCGTGCCTCTCAAACCGGTGGACGGATCGAAAGTCGGAGGTTGGTATGCGGATCGCGGCCTCACACGGTTCGTTTCAGCGGAAAACCCGTACCGCCATCCCATGAAAAGTTTTCGGGATACGCTCTACGTGGACTTCGTGCAGGAAGCCGTCTATATCTATACCCATGTCGATCTGGTCGAGATAAGTTGCGACGGCGCGTACCGAATCGATCAGGAAAAACAGGCGTTCGTAGTTCCGATAGGAAGCCGCTGCACGTTCAAGGGGATCGGAGGGAAAACAGTCGCCGTCTGGTGGAGCAACTTCATCGGCCACTATCCCCGCAAGGAACTGTCGCGGGAGCCGGAGTATTCCTTTACCGCATGGGAAAACTGCAATATCGTTCCCGAATTTCAGACCGATTAA
- the traM gene encoding conjugative transposon protein TraM, which yields MKENEKHGSNEQPAPEKPAKELTEQQIQQRRKMIVFPLMLLAFAAIMWLIFAPSGGEETTEQAGLNTSLPTPEQSGIVADKRDAYVQQEMKAKQEAKMRSLEDFAFSLGEEPESEEERAAREERELRMAPKPVEYYEAPSRFESGTLHSSVGAYHDLNRQIGSFYEETQNEAESDREKELQERIDRLEAQLEDEQARQSAEEQQLALIEKSYQLASKYMNGGQNAGGAAEAVRTSPEGGTSRSGRSAVQPVAQVRREVISRLAAPMPDSVFVAEFTKPRNWGFNTAAGNENPVQKNSIGACIYRTTSVTDGKEVPLRLTEPMRAGGVLIPANTVLTGTARIDGERMMITVSAVQYRGSVIPVELLVYDMDGGEGISVPASDEISAVKEIAANAGSGLGSSITITDDAGTQLLSDLGRSVIQGTAQYVGQKMRQVRVTLKAGYRVLLLPPLE from the coding sequence ATGAAAGAGAACGAGAAACACGGCAGTAACGAACAGCCTGCGCCGGAGAAGCCCGCGAAGGAGCTTACCGAGCAGCAAATACAGCAGCGGCGCAAGATGATCGTCTTCCCGCTGATGCTGCTGGCCTTCGCCGCGATCATGTGGCTTATTTTCGCCCCTTCGGGCGGTGAGGAGACCACCGAACAGGCGGGGCTCAATACCAGTCTGCCCACGCCGGAGCAGAGCGGCATTGTCGCCGACAAACGCGACGCCTACGTGCAGCAGGAGATGAAAGCCAAACAGGAGGCCAAGATGCGCTCGCTGGAAGATTTCGCCTTCTCGCTGGGCGAGGAACCCGAGAGCGAGGAGGAACGGGCCGCACGCGAGGAAAGGGAGCTGCGCATGGCCCCCAAACCCGTAGAATACTACGAGGCACCCTCGCGCTTCGAGAGCGGAACCCTGCACTCATCGGTGGGGGCGTACCACGACCTGAACCGTCAGATAGGCAGCTTCTATGAAGAGACGCAGAACGAGGCCGAAAGCGACAGAGAGAAGGAGTTGCAGGAACGCATCGACCGGCTCGAAGCGCAGTTGGAGGACGAACAGGCCCGGCAGAGCGCCGAGGAGCAACAACTGGCCCTGATCGAGAAGTCCTACCAACTGGCCTCGAAATACATGAACGGAGGGCAAAATGCGGGCGGTGCGGCGGAAGCCGTACGGACGTCCCCTGAGGGCGGCACATCCCGCAGCGGCAGGAGCGCCGTGCAACCCGTCGCCCAAGTGCGCCGAGAGGTCATCTCGCGCCTCGCAGCCCCGATGCCCGATTCGGTATTCGTCGCGGAGTTCACGAAGCCCCGCAACTGGGGCTTCAATACTGCGGCGGGGAACGAGAACCCCGTACAGAAAAACAGCATCGGAGCCTGCATTTATCGCACGACGAGCGTGACGGACGGCAAGGAGGTGCCCCTGCGCCTTACCGAGCCGATGAGGGCCGGCGGTGTGCTGATCCCCGCGAACACCGTACTTACGGGCACAGCCCGTATCGACGGGGAGCGCATGATGATCACGGTCAGCGCCGTGCAATACCGGGGCAGCGTGATACCGGTCGAGTTGCTGGTTTATGACATGGACGGAGGCGAGGGCATCAGCGTCCCCGCATCCGACGAGATCAGCGCCGTGAAGGAGATCGCCGCCAATGCAGGTTCAGGATTGGGAAGCAGCATCACCATTACGGACGATGCGGGGACGCAACTGCTTTCCGATCTGGGGCGCAGCGTCATACAAGGCACGGCGCAGTACGTCGGGCAGAAAATGCGGCAGGTTCGGGTGACGCTCAAAGCCGGGTACCGTGTCCTGCTGCTGCCCCCGCTGGAATAA
- a CDS encoding DUF3876 domain-containing protein: MCRRNNEYPIPASHLYFRMSEIAGRWCSREGSPEVRIYHNEARRAGGYHVAFAYDAKTVLRRPLRQMWGLCYFDLWGRIGLSYDHERDVLTLAGYGDYYRAEE; the protein is encoded by the coding sequence ATGTGCAGGAGAAATAACGAATACCCCATACCGGCCTCGCACCTCTACTTCAGGATGTCGGAGATCGCGGGCCGCTGGTGCAGCCGCGAAGGGTCGCCGGAGGTACGGATATACCACAACGAAGCACGCCGGGCCGGCGGCTACCACGTGGCCTTCGCTTACGATGCGAAGACCGTGCTGCGGCGTCCGCTGCGGCAGATGTGGGGCCTCTGTTACTTCGACCTGTGGGGCCGCATCGGTCTTTCCTACGACCACGAACGCGACGTACTGACCCTCGCGGGCTACGGCGACTACTACCGCGCGGAGGAATAA
- a CDS encoding FimB/Mfa2 family fimbrial subunit, with product MKKMILAATATLAMLASCNKHTDEIADSATGSVVKITLTDKTPETRAFFDQTAAAESWEKKIGTLTLFVFDGSGDAVLQRNFTAAEISGQTATIPVPDAAPGQTYSFYAIANGSALSGIGTLDDLRSQTESEIADYNGTFDEVTTKAKRSAGFTMTGSATQVIAQAGQTTTVQIALERLVSKVAVQATTDSKFASAYPGRVRIASATVSRAASSVFYFDVGTSHSGGTQNREYSGETMPLSAAQTFSHTQAAKEQSGKYANLFYIYGNEDNMAAESVLLTLEGIYDHDGDFGTTDDQMPVSYEIELAGDSGKAINRNTYRRVTVNISGLTGADVAVTITPADWEGPFNQDVNIGM from the coding sequence ATGAAAAAGATGATTTTGGCAGCCACGGCTACCCTGGCCATGCTGGCCTCCTGCAACAAGCACACCGACGAGATCGCAGACTCGGCGACGGGCAGCGTAGTGAAAATCACCCTGACGGACAAGACGCCCGAAACCCGCGCCTTCTTCGACCAGACGGCCGCGGCCGAGAGCTGGGAGAAGAAGATCGGCACGCTCACGCTGTTCGTGTTCGACGGCAGCGGGGACGCCGTACTGCAACGCAACTTCACCGCTGCGGAGATTTCGGGACAGACGGCGACCATTCCCGTACCGGACGCCGCGCCGGGGCAAACGTACAGCTTCTATGCCATCGCCAACGGCAGCGCCCTTTCCGGGATCGGCACACTGGACGACCTGCGAAGCCAGACCGAGAGCGAGATCGCGGACTATAACGGTACGTTCGACGAGGTGACGACGAAGGCCAAACGCTCCGCAGGGTTTACCATGACCGGCTCGGCGACGCAGGTTATCGCACAGGCCGGGCAGACGACCACCGTGCAGATCGCGCTCGAAAGGCTCGTGTCGAAGGTAGCCGTACAGGCTACGACCGACAGCAAGTTCGCCTCTGCATACCCCGGTCGCGTGCGGATCGCTTCGGCGACTGTTTCCCGTGCGGCATCCTCGGTCTTCTATTTCGACGTCGGCACGTCGCATTCCGGAGGAACCCAAAACCGCGAGTATTCAGGGGAGACCATGCCTCTGTCCGCAGCACAGACTTTCAGCCATACGCAGGCAGCGAAAGAGCAGAGCGGGAAATATGCCAATTTGTTCTATATCTACGGCAATGAGGACAACATGGCTGCCGAGAGCGTACTGCTGACCCTCGAAGGCATTTACGATCATGACGGGGATTTCGGAACGACGGACGACCAGATGCCCGTAAGTTACGAGATCGAACTTGCCGGGGATTCGGGTAAGGCTATCAACCGCAATACCTACCGCCGCGTAACGGTGAACATCAGCGGCCTGACGGGTGCCGACGTGGCCGTGACGATCACCCCCGCAGACTGGGAAGGGCCGTTCAATCAGGATGTTAATATCGGTATGTAG
- the traN gene encoding conjugative transposon protein TraN, whose product MLLSFALLGCVTGASAQEIAETAAPDIPAAATPSTGDYFGGLTRPLTFDRMIPPYALEVTFNKTTHVIFPSAIRYVDLGSADLLAAKADGTENVLRVKAALRDFSRESNLSVITEDGAYYTFNVKYADEPVKLSVEMTDFLHDGEAVNRPNNALEIYMEELGSESPLLVKLIMKSIYKNDRREVKHIGCKRFGIQYLLKGIYSHNGLLYFHLQLKNSSNVPFEVDHLTFKIADKKVAKRTAIQEQVIRPLRAHNNVQVIRGKSSERMVFTLPKFTIPDDKHLVVELYEKEGGRHQTFTVENADLVRAEVINELKVK is encoded by the coding sequence ATCCTTTTGTCGTTCGCACTTTTAGGATGCGTAACGGGCGCTTCGGCGCAGGAGATAGCCGAAACCGCAGCGCCGGACATACCGGCTGCCGCGACACCCTCGACGGGCGACTACTTCGGCGGGCTGACCCGTCCGCTGACCTTCGACCGCATGATCCCGCCTTATGCACTGGAGGTGACCTTCAACAAGACCACGCACGTTATTTTCCCTTCGGCCATCCGCTACGTCGATCTGGGCTCGGCCGACCTTTTGGCCGCCAAAGCCGACGGCACGGAGAACGTATTGAGGGTCAAGGCCGCCCTGCGCGACTTCTCGCGCGAGAGCAACCTCTCGGTCATCACCGAGGACGGGGCCTATTACACCTTCAACGTCAAGTATGCCGACGAGCCGGTGAAGCTGTCGGTCGAAATGACCGACTTCCTGCACGACGGCGAGGCGGTGAATCGCCCCAACAACGCGCTGGAGATCTATATGGAGGAGCTGGGCAGCGAATCGCCGCTGCTGGTGAAGCTCATTATGAAGTCGATCTACAAGAACGACCGCCGCGAGGTAAAGCATATCGGCTGCAAGCGTTTCGGCATCCAGTACCTACTGAAAGGCATCTACTCGCACAACGGGCTGCTCTATTTCCACTTGCAACTGAAGAACTCCTCGAACGTGCCTTTCGAGGTCGATCACCTCACCTTCAAGATCGCGGATAAGAAGGTCGCCAAGCGCACGGCCATTCAGGAGCAGGTCATCCGGCCCCTGCGTGCCCACAACAACGTGCAGGTGATCCGGGGCAAGAGCAGCGAGCGCATGGTCTTCACGCTTCCGAAGTTCACCATTCCCGACGACAAGCACCTCGTGGTGGAGCTCTACGAGAAAGAAGGCGGACGCCACCAAACCTTTACGGTCGAAAATGCCGATCTGGTGCGTGCCGAGGTCATCAACGAATTAAAGGTCAAATAG
- the traJ gene encoding conjugative transposon protein TraJ: protein MTPLATNFDNLHQVLRNLYQEMLPLCGDMVGIAKGVAGLGALFYVAYRVWKALASAEPIDVFPLLRPFAIGLCIIMFPTVVLGTVNAVLSPVVQGTHAILEGQTTDIAAYQKQRDDLEYEARVREGKAWLVDDEVYDQQLAELGIMDLGEIISMWWERTWHGIKMWFRELVRDFFELLFNAAGLTVDTLRTFFLVVLSILGPLSFALSVYDGFQGTLTHWLSKYICVYLWLPVADLFSAVLAKIQVLMLQADIAALQDPSYIPDGSNGVYIIFLIIGIIGYFTVPTVAEWIVQAGGGSGLGGVNRASSFAAGVAGGATGALIGKAFGRGDKSKYGESDDSGLRGDNLATKEGGGSSGGY from the coding sequence ATGACACCGCTCGCAACAAATTTCGACAACCTGCACCAAGTGCTGCGCAATCTCTATCAGGAGATGCTGCCCCTGTGCGGGGATATGGTCGGCATCGCCAAAGGCGTGGCCGGTCTGGGAGCGCTTTTTTACGTGGCCTATCGGGTATGGAAGGCGCTGGCCTCGGCCGAGCCTATCGACGTGTTTCCGCTGCTGCGCCCCTTCGCCATCGGGCTGTGTATCATTATGTTTCCGACCGTCGTGCTGGGGACGGTGAACGCCGTGCTTTCGCCCGTGGTGCAAGGCACGCACGCCATCCTCGAAGGGCAGACGACGGACATCGCCGCCTACCAGAAGCAGCGGGACGATCTCGAATACGAGGCCCGCGTGCGCGAAGGCAAGGCGTGGCTGGTGGACGACGAGGTGTACGACCAACAGCTCGCCGAACTGGGCATTATGGATCTGGGCGAAATAATCAGTATGTGGTGGGAGCGGACGTGGCACGGAATCAAGATGTGGTTCCGAGAGCTGGTGCGCGACTTCTTCGAGCTGCTGTTCAACGCCGCAGGACTCACGGTGGACACGCTGCGGACGTTCTTTCTGGTCGTGCTCTCCATTCTCGGCCCGCTGTCGTTCGCACTCTCCGTTTACGACGGTTTTCAGGGAACGCTCACGCACTGGCTCTCCAAATACATCTGCGTCTATCTGTGGCTGCCCGTAGCCGACCTCTTCTCGGCCGTGCTGGCCAAGATACAGGTATTGATGCTTCAGGCCGACATTGCGGCGCTGCAAGACCCCAGCTACATCCCGGACGGCTCGAACGGCGTCTATATCATCTTCCTGATTATCGGGATCATCGGCTATTTCACCGTACCGACCGTAGCCGAGTGGATCGTGCAGGCGGGCGGCGGTTCGGGGCTGGGAGGCGTCAATCGCGCTTCGTCGTTCGCTGCCGGTGTCGCGGGCGGCGCGACCGGAGCTTTGATCGGCAAAGCCTTTGGGCGCGGCGACAAGTCGAAATACGGCGAGAGCGACGACAGCGGCCTCCGAGGCGATAACCTCGCCACAAAGGAGGGCGGAGGATCGTCCGGCGGCTATTGA
- a CDS encoding DUF4141 domain-containing protein, with protein sequence MKRWIWLMCLVLACFTQRAAAQWTVIDPSNLVQNIKSAVQSSTTASNMIKSLQESVKIYNQSKAYYDALKSVHNIIKDARKVKLTIEMVSEITDIYMSGFNRMVTDRNFTSGELAAISAGYARLLEEGGALVTELKNIVTSGNGLSLSDKERMDVVDQIYTRMLRYRNLTRYYTDKAISVSFLRSQSKGDAARVQALYGKPSERYW encoded by the coding sequence ATGAAACGATGGATATGGCTCATGTGCCTCGTTCTGGCCTGCTTCACCCAGCGGGCCGCGGCGCAGTGGACGGTCATCGACCCGTCCAACCTCGTACAGAACATCAAGAGTGCCGTGCAGAGTTCCACGACGGCATCCAACATGATTAAGTCTCTGCAAGAGAGCGTAAAGATTTATAACCAAAGCAAGGCGTATTACGACGCCCTGAAATCGGTGCACAACATCATCAAGGACGCCCGCAAGGTGAAGCTCACGATCGAGATGGTCAGCGAGATCACGGATATTTACATGTCGGGATTCAACCGTATGGTCACAGACCGCAACTTCACCTCCGGCGAGCTGGCGGCCATCTCGGCCGGTTACGCCCGGCTGCTGGAGGAAGGCGGGGCGCTGGTCACGGAGCTGAAGAACATCGTGACCTCCGGCAACGGCCTCTCGCTCTCGGACAAGGAGCGCATGGACGTAGTGGATCAGATCTATACCCGGATGTTGCGCTACCGTAACCTCACGCGCTATTATACCGATAAGGCGATCTCCGTCTCGTTCCTGCGCAGCCAGTCCAAAGGCGATGCCGCCCGCGTGCAGGCGCTCTACGGCAAACCCTCCGAAAGATATTGGTAG